One segment of Ricinus communis isolate WT05 ecotype wild-type chromosome 8, ASM1957865v1, whole genome shotgun sequence DNA contains the following:
- the LOC8273715 gene encoding uncharacterized protein LOC8273715, with amino-acid sequence MKSNSFDQRELELPRSTSVTCNENESVRSRIRKMGPICKTRKEVAVDFHKSSMEEDDLDLDGQLTRERLSDGSECMWLSSADPSPSLFLENYKSSNSSFHLSVDEGLISWLPKMASSYIYLDKGSNSTVDPEEETSLKTPVTDIISMKEDWKGEKTLTSVEKSHGNDASDSSDAYSESVKTSLRQCCEEYSSFDKCLTPCSTTIIFDSSVSSQISDTDSTSFLDCLVNLDGEDSKLISDEELDMDYLPSGFPSPSCNNSIYNDSTPNSEINKHTRYGMFSEHNSSDSLHLEDFSTDEPLFWPSECKRDWSSEETWKFFSMSPRKYTTELGMPRKTCSKSAESKFHVLKMDSRKDCRRRLDFSSVSIVAVKMLEHKQRSNTNYSKKIKPASSTTPSRLRRSTEHSAKIVPIEMEDDIKQAKNREVAVAKLNCIHVDLLQDDIISNEELPIETLLGLGEFDGHEGVDSEFNEDVFTLDDSF; translated from the coding sequence ATGAAGAGCAATAGCTTTGATCAAAGAGAATTAGAGCTACCAAGATCAACATCAGTCACTTGTAATGAAAATGAATCCGTTAGATCACGGATTAGAAAGATGGGTCCAATCTGTAAAACCAGAAAGGAAGTTGCTGTTGATTTTCACAAGTCATCCATGGAAGAGGATGATCTTGATCTTGATGGACAGCTTACCAGGGAAAGATTGTCTGATGGTAGTGAGTGTATGTGGCTATCTTCAGCTGATCCATCCCCTTCATTGTTtcttgaaaattataaatcgtCTAATTCTTCGTTTCATCTCTCTGTCGACGAAGGGCTAATTTCATGGCTGCCAAAAATGGCAAGCTCTTATATTTATCTAGATAAAGGAAGCAATTCAACAGTAGATCCTGAGGAGGAGACATCTTTAAAAACTCCGGTTACTGATATCATTTCAATGAAGGAAGATTGGAAGGGAGAAAAAACGTTGACTTCTGTAGAGAAATCACATGGAAATGATGCATCAGATTCCTCGGACGCCTATTCTGAGAGTGTCAAGACTTCTTTAAGGCAGTGCTGTGAGGAGTACTCAAGTTTCGACAAATGTTTGACGCCTTGTAGCACCACCATCATCTTTGATTCTTCAGTGTCATCTCAGATATCAGACACAGACAGTACAAGTTTCTTGGATTGTTTAGTCAATCTTGACGGTGAAGATTCCAAGCTGATATCAGATGAAGAACTGGACATGGATTATCTCCCATCAGGTTTCCCTAGCCCATCTTGTAACAACTCCATTTATAATGATTCAACACCTAattcagaaattaataaacatacaAGATATGGTATGTTTTCGGAGCATAATTCTTCAGACTCGTTACATTTGGAAGACTTCAGTACAGATGAACCTCTTTTCTGGCCATCAGAATGCAAACGTGATTGGAGTTCTGAAGAAACTTGGAAATTCTTTTCAATGTCACCTCGTAAATACACGACAGAACTTGGAATGCCCCGGAAGACCTGTTCTAAGTCAGCTGAGTCAAAATTTCATGTTCTGAAAATGGATTCCAGAAAGGATTGTAGGAGAAGACTCGATTTCAGCTCAGTTTCGATAGTAGCAGTGAAGATGTTGGAGCATAAACAAAGAAGCAACACTAATTATTCgaagaaaatcaaacctgCTTCTAGTACCACCCCTTCGAGATTGAGAAGGTCAACAGAACATTCAGCGAAAATAGTACCCATAGAAATGGAAGATGATATAAAACAAgcaaaaaatagagaagttgCTGTTGCGAAATTGAACTGTATCCATGTAGATTTGTTACAAGATGATATCATATCAAATGAAGAACTTCCAATTGAGACCCTGTTAGGACTTGGTGAGTTTGATGGACATGAAGGAGTAGATTCAGAATTCAATGAAGATGTTTTCACATTGGATGACTCTTTCTGA